A portion of the Candidatus Pristimantibacillus lignocellulolyticus genome contains these proteins:
- a CDS encoding YitT family protein translates to MQIAWNIVQVLIGSFILALSFNLFLLPNGIASGGVSGISILVERQLQIPPAVTQWALNIPLFIAAIWLLGKKFGAKSILGSTVFPLFVLLTSHFPAPTDNPILASIYGGIGVGIGLAIVYRGGGSTGGLDLASQMLHRLTGIPYNLAVVCFDGAVIIAAAIIISPELSLYALISLFVTSKSIDFVQNGLQLSKVAFIISEQTEQLEQAILQDLNRGLTKLEGTGGYTGNPRNVIMVVVAQNEVSKLKRTVAKLDPTAFIIISNTGEVLGEGFKSYQ, encoded by the coding sequence ATGCAAATCGCATGGAATATCGTTCAAGTACTTATAGGTTCATTCATCTTGGCGTTGAGTTTTAATTTGTTCCTCTTGCCGAATGGTATAGCATCCGGAGGCGTATCAGGAATTTCTATCCTCGTAGAAAGGCAGTTACAGATTCCACCAGCAGTTACACAATGGGCGCTAAATATACCTTTATTTATTGCGGCTATTTGGCTACTAGGTAAGAAATTTGGTGCTAAGTCGATATTAGGTTCTACTGTATTTCCTTTGTTCGTACTTCTTACTTCTCATTTCCCCGCACCTACTGATAATCCAATACTTGCTTCCATCTATGGTGGTATTGGTGTAGGGATTGGACTTGCGATCGTTTATCGAGGTGGAGGTTCAACCGGGGGATTAGATCTTGCTTCCCAAATGTTACATAGATTAACGGGTATTCCTTATAATCTTGCGGTCGTTTGTTTTGATGGAGCAGTCATTATTGCTGCTGCGATAATCATTTCTCCTGAGTTATCACTCTATGCGCTAATTTCACTATTTGTAACGAGTAAAAGTATCGACTTTGTGCAAAATGGACTACAGTTATCAAAGGTAGCTTTTATTATAAGCGAGCAAACAGAGCAATTAGAACAAGCGATATTGCAAGATCTTAATCGTGGTTTGACGAAATTAGAGGGTACCGGCGGATATACAGGTAACCCACGTAATGTCATTATGGTTGTTGTGGCACAGAATGAAGTATCCAAGTTGAAAAGAACTGTAGCAAAGCTTGATCCTACAGCATTTATCATTATAAGTAATACAGGTGAAGTGCTTGGTGAAGGGTTTAAATCTTACCAATAA
- the argC gene encoding N-acetyl-gamma-glutamyl-phosphate reductase, with amino-acid sequence MSKKLGIAIVGSTGYGGVELMRLLHSHPNVEITSVISSSSAGTKVTEGYPHLQGIREELLDDVNPELIKQKADIVFLATPAGVASKLAPQYLEVGLKVIDLSGDFRIKDRDVYEEWYQKPAAEQEHLDQAVFGLSEIYGEQVKDAPFISNPGCFPTATLLGLIPALQANLIDHSSIIIDAKSGVSGAGRGASVANHYAELNENFKAYKVNKHQHIPEVEMVLSQIVNEPVTVTFTTHLVPMTRGILSTMYAKLKSDVTEQDLIDLYEQYYEGRSFVRIRPEGKWPATKEVWGSNYCDIGFSIDRRTNRVTIISVIDNLVKGAAGQAIQNMNLMMGWDEQLGLQFVPVYP; translated from the coding sequence ATGAGTAAGAAGCTAGGTATTGCAATTGTTGGGTCTACAGGATATGGCGGAGTTGAATTAATGCGTCTGCTACACTCTCATCCCAATGTTGAAATTACATCTGTCATATCTTCGTCCAGTGCAGGTACGAAAGTAACAGAAGGTTATCCTCATCTGCAAGGTATTCGTGAAGAACTGCTTGATGATGTGAATCCGGAACTAATTAAGCAAAAAGCAGATATTGTATTTTTGGCAACACCAGCCGGAGTAGCTTCAAAGCTTGCGCCTCAATATTTAGAAGTTGGTTTAAAAGTTATTGACCTGTCTGGTGATTTCCGTATTAAAGATCGTGATGTATATGAAGAGTGGTATCAGAAGCCGGCAGCAGAACAAGAACATCTTGATCAGGCGGTATTTGGACTTTCTGAAATATACGGTGAGCAAGTGAAGGATGCACCGTTTATTTCAAATCCAGGATGTTTCCCGACTGCTACTTTATTAGGACTTATTCCAGCACTTCAAGCGAACTTAATTGATCATTCTTCTATTATTATTGATGCCAAATCTGGTGTCTCTGGTGCTGGTCGTGGTGCTTCAGTAGCGAACCATTATGCAGAATTGAATGAAAACTTTAAAGCTTATAAAGTTAATAAACATCAACATATTCCGGAAGTTGAAATGGTACTTAGTCAAATCGTAAACGAACCTGTTACGGTTACATTCACGACGCATCTCGTTCCAATGACTCGTGGTATTCTTTCAACGATGTATGCAAAGCTGAAAAGTGATGTTACGGAGCAAGATCTTATTGATTTATATGAACAATATTATGAAGGTCGTTCATTCGTACGTATTCGTCCTGAAGGAAAATGGCCAGCAACAAAAGAAGTCTGGGGATCTAATTATTGTGATATTGGTTTCTCTATTGATAGACGTACGAATCGTGTAACGATTATCTCTGTTATTGATAACTTAGTTAAAGGTGCAGCAGGTCAAGCGATTCAAAATATGAATTTGATGATGGGGTGGGATGAACAACTAGGCCTACAATTCGTTCCAGTCTACCCTTAA
- the argJ gene encoding bifunctional ornithine acetyltransferase/N-acetylglutamate synthase, which produces MVEEQNEALFTIIQEGSVTSPQGFVAGGLHCGLKKTDRHDLGAIVCEVPATAAAVYTTNVFQAAPIKVTRESIASKGTLRAMIVNSGNANACTGDQGEADAFEMRNRFAEQIGVDADQVAVASTGVIGELLKMDKVRSGIDKLPSLLEKSDKGAEDFSQAILTTDLVKKTICVELEVDGKLVKIAGAAKGSGMIHPNMATMLGFVTTDANISSTALHQLLREATDLSFNMITVDGDTSTNDMLVAMASGLAAHTELTEAHPAWAAFKAALTHVCVVLAKAIARDGEGATKLVEVRVEGAVNDFAAQAIAKTVIGSSLVKSAVFGADANWGRIIAAVGRAGQPVDPATVDIALGSIVTLEQSRPVAFDEEAALQYLKGDIVVISVNLNMDNGKAVAWGCDLTYDYVRINAAYRT; this is translated from the coding sequence ATGGTAGAGGAACAGAACGAAGCTTTATTTACTATTATTCAAGAAGGCTCAGTAACATCGCCTCAAGGTTTTGTAGCAGGTGGTTTGCATTGTGGTTTGAAGAAAACAGATCGTCATGATCTAGGTGCTATTGTATGCGAAGTACCAGCTACGGCAGCTGCGGTATATACAACCAATGTATTTCAAGCAGCACCTATTAAAGTAACTCGCGAAAGTATTGCTAGCAAAGGTACGCTTCGTGCGATGATCGTGAATAGCGGTAACGCCAATGCTTGTACGGGAGATCAAGGCGAAGCAGATGCATTTGAAATGCGTAATCGTTTTGCAGAGCAAATTGGCGTAGATGCAGATCAAGTTGCTGTTGCTTCCACTGGAGTTATTGGTGAGTTATTGAAAATGGATAAAGTGCGTTCTGGTATAGATAAACTTCCAAGTCTATTAGAAAAAAGCGATAAAGGTGCTGAAGATTTCAGCCAAGCAATTTTAACAACGGATCTTGTGAAGAAGACGATTTGTGTTGAGCTAGAAGTCGATGGCAAACTAGTGAAAATTGCTGGAGCGGCAAAAGGATCTGGTATGATTCATCCGAATATGGCAACTATGCTTGGTTTCGTAACGACGGATGCTAATATTAGCTCAACGGCTCTACATCAACTATTACGCGAAGCTACTGATTTGAGCTTTAATATGATTACTGTTGATGGTGATACTTCTACGAATGATATGTTAGTCGCTATGGCAAGTGGTCTTGCAGCTCATACTGAACTAACTGAAGCTCATCCTGCATGGGCAGCTTTCAAAGCAGCTCTTACTCATGTATGTGTTGTACTAGCAAAAGCTATTGCACGTGATGGTGAGGGTGCTACGAAGTTAGTTGAGGTTCGTGTTGAAGGAGCAGTCAATGATTTTGCAGCTCAAGCAATCGCAAAAACAGTTATTGGTTCGTCTTTAGTGAAATCTGCCGTATTTGGAGCAGATGCAAACTGGGGACGTATTATTGCCGCTGTAGGTCGTGCAGGTCAACCGGTTGATCCTGCAACTGTAGATATCGCGCTAGGTTCCATTGTTACGCTAGAACAATCACGTCCTGTAGCATTCGATGAGGAAGCTGCCCTGCAATATCTTAAGGGAGACATAGTTGTGATTTCTGTTAATTTAAATATGGATAACGGTAAAGCAGTAGCATGGGGTTGCGACTTGACCTACGATTATGTACGTATTAATGCTGCTTACCGCACATAG
- the argB gene encoding acetylglutamate kinase — protein MTKQRFVMKCGGSTLAALPNRFFEELRDLQASGVAPVIVHGGGPAISETLEKLGIETEFVQGLRKTSDEVLDVVEMVLAGRINKEIVRKMEMNGARTLGLSGVDGMLIGAKPVANSAEIGFVGDVTEVNASLIEGVMRMGYIPVIAPIGIDRSGQRYNINADTAAGAVASHLGVERMIVVTDVPGIMKTVDGQKVTLPSVTVAEIEAMITSGEIYGGMIPKVRAAIQCIQGKVQEVVIVSGQVEGVLTQAVTTGGVGTVIKQ, from the coding sequence ATGACTAAGCAACGTTTTGTAATGAAATGTGGTGGAAGTACGTTAGCGGCTCTACCAAATCGATTTTTTGAAGAATTGCGTGACCTACAAGCTTCTGGAGTAGCACCTGTTATTGTTCATGGTGGTGGCCCAGCAATTTCAGAAACGCTAGAAAAGTTAGGGATTGAAACAGAGTTTGTCCAAGGTTTACGTAAAACTAGTGATGAAGTACTTGATGTTGTCGAGATGGTACTTGCAGGACGAATTAACAAAGAAATCGTTCGTAAGATGGAAATGAATGGCGCAAGGACATTAGGACTTTCTGGTGTGGATGGCATGCTTATTGGGGCGAAGCCTGTAGCTAACAGTGCTGAGATCGGATTCGTTGGTGATGTAACGGAAGTGAATGCTTCTCTAATCGAAGGTGTTATGAGGATGGGATATATTCCTGTGATTGCACCGATTGGTATCGACCGAAGTGGTCAGCGCTATAATATTAATGCAGATACAGCAGCAGGAGCAGTTGCTTCTCATCTAGGTGTAGAGCGAATGATCGTTGTTACTGATGTGCCAGGTATTATGAAGACTGTTGATGGACAGAAAGTAACGCTACCTTCGGTAACAGTTGCTGAGATAGAAGCAATGATTACTAGTGGTGAAATATATGGTGGCATGATTCCTAAAGTACGTGCTGCGATTCAATGTATACAAGGTAAAGTACAAGAAGTCGTTATTGTAAGTGGTCAAGTTGAAGGAGTTCTTACTCAGGCTGTTACAACAGGCGGAGTGGGAACTGTTATTAAGCAATAG
- a CDS encoding acetylornithine transaminase, which yields MSQSTVEVASGSLFPTYARFPLAIVKGEGSWLWDSEGNNYLDFMSGIAVTNLGHVPQRVKEALVAQLDQLWHISNLFQIPNQADAARLITDNSCGDAVFFCNSGAEANEAAIKLARRYQQLVARNGRYEVITFTQSFHGRTLATLTATGQDKVKEGFLPLPEGFTHIALNDFELLKATITDKTAAVMLEMVQAEGGILLVDPTYIKQVAELCKAEGILLIVDEIQTGMGRTGKLFAYEHFGIEPDIFTLAKGLGSGFPVGAMVAKEALREGFTAGSHGSTFGGTPIATAAVKATIETIVEEKVVDHAAKQGQYLLTQLREKLSGCSFVNEVRGLGLIIGIECKEPIASVIVEAQSKGLLVISAGPNVIRLLPNLLVSNEEIDQAVQILTKLLSNR from the coding sequence ATGAGCCAAAGTACGGTAGAGGTAGCTAGTGGATCATTATTTCCAACGTATGCAAGATTTCCACTTGCCATTGTTAAAGGCGAAGGTAGCTGGCTGTGGGATAGCGAAGGTAATAACTATTTAGACTTTATGAGTGGAATTGCTGTTACTAATCTAGGTCATGTGCCGCAACGTGTTAAGGAAGCTTTAGTAGCACAATTAGATCAACTATGGCATATTTCGAATTTGTTCCAAATTCCTAATCAAGCGGATGCTGCAAGGCTAATTACTGATAATAGCTGTGGTGATGCTGTATTCTTCTGTAATTCTGGTGCTGAGGCGAATGAAGCAGCTATTAAGCTAGCTCGTCGTTATCAACAACTAGTTGCTCGTAATGGTCGTTATGAAGTCATTACATTCACACAATCTTTCCATGGACGTACGCTTGCAACATTAACAGCGACTGGTCAAGATAAGGTGAAGGAAGGATTTTTACCACTACCTGAAGGCTTTACTCATATTGCACTAAATGATTTTGAACTACTGAAAGCAACGATCACTGACAAAACAGCAGCTGTTATGCTAGAGATGGTTCAAGCTGAGGGTGGTATCCTGCTTGTTGATCCAACGTATATTAAGCAAGTTGCTGAACTTTGTAAGGCAGAAGGAATTTTATTAATCGTAGATGAGATCCAAACAGGCATGGGTAGAACGGGTAAATTGTTTGCATATGAGCATTTTGGTATTGAACCTGATATATTTACATTAGCAAAAGGTCTAGGTAGCGGATTCCCTGTTGGGGCTATGGTTGCTAAAGAAGCATTAAGAGAAGGCTTTACAGCAGGTAGTCATGGATCTACATTCGGTGGAACACCAATCGCGACAGCTGCAGTAAAAGCGACGATTGAAACAATCGTTGAAGAAAAGGTAGTTGATCATGCAGCGAAGCAAGGTCAATATCTACTAACGCAACTACGTGAGAAACTTAGTGGTTGCTCATTCGTAAATGAAGTACGTGGATTAGGGTTAATTATCGGTATTGAATGTAAAGAGCCGATAGCTAGCGTAATCGTGGAAGCACAAAGTAAAGGTTTGCTAGTCATTTCGGCTGGACCAAACGTGATTCGTTTGCTTCCTAATCTACTAGTGTCTAATGAAGAGATCGATCAAGCGGTGCAAATACTAACAAAGTTGCTAAGCAATCGATAG
- the argF gene encoding ornithine carbamoyltransferase codes for MVRSKAEIAQSMKGRDFLMLVDFSQEEIMYLIELAIELKQKQKAGIEHKELQGKTIGLIFEKSSTRTRVSFEVGIYQLGGQGLFLSGNDLQIGRGETILDTAQTLSRYLDGIMIRTFEHRKVVELARGATIPVINGLTDLSHPCQALADFQTIYEQTGTFENVKLAYIGDGNNMVHSLMMGAAKLGVHMSIATPEGYEPDADIIAQTMAIAEETGAQIVVCRDPQEAIDGADFVYTDVWASMGQEQEQKERELAFANYQIDENLVQFAKPEFKFMHCLPAHRGEEVTEGVIDGDHSIIFDQAENRLHAQKAIMAAIMS; via the coding sequence ATGGTAAGATCCAAAGCAGAAATCGCTCAAAGTATGAAGGGCCGCGATTTTCTAATGCTAGTTGATTTTTCACAAGAAGAAATTATGTATTTGATTGAGCTGGCTATTGAGTTGAAACAGAAACAAAAAGCTGGTATTGAACATAAAGAATTACAAGGAAAAACGATAGGTCTAATTTTTGAAAAATCTTCCACGCGTACGCGTGTTTCTTTTGAAGTTGGTATTTACCAACTAGGTGGTCAAGGTCTATTCTTAAGTGGTAATGATCTTCAAATCGGCCGCGGAGAAACAATTCTAGATACAGCTCAAACATTATCTCGTTACTTAGATGGTATTATGATTCGTACGTTCGAGCACCGTAAAGTAGTAGAATTGGCTCGTGGAGCTACAATTCCTGTTATTAATGGTTTGACGGATCTATCTCATCCATGCCAAGCACTTGCTGACTTCCAAACGATCTATGAGCAAACAGGTACGTTTGAAAATGTGAAACTTGCATATATCGGTGATGGTAACAATATGGTACACTCTCTAATGATGGGTGCTGCCAAATTAGGTGTTCATATGTCAATTGCAACACCTGAAGGCTATGAACCAGATGCAGATATTATCGCTCAAACAATGGCTATCGCAGAAGAAACAGGCGCACAAATTGTTGTGTGTCGTGATCCACAAGAAGCAATTGATGGTGCAGATTTCGTGTATACTGATGTATGGGCGAGTATGGGCCAAGAGCAAGAGCAAAAAGAACGTGAGCTAGCATTTGCTAATTATCAAATCGATGAGAACCTTGTTCAATTCGCGAAGCCAGAATTCAAATTCATGCACTGCTTACCTGCACATCGTGGGGAAGAAGTGACTGAAGGAGTAATTGATGGCGATCACTCTATTATTTTTGATCAGGCTGAAAATCGTCTACATGCTCAAAAGGCGATTATGGCTGCAATCATGTCATAA
- a CDS encoding argininosuccinate synthase, translating to MAKDKIVLAYSGGLDTSIILKWLKETYDAEIIAFTADIGQKEELDGLEEKALKTGASKVYIDDLTEEFAQDFIFPMFQAGTMYEGQYLLGTSIARPLIAKRMVEIARAEGAKYIAHGATGKGNDQVRFELGVAALAPEIEIIAPWRSEQFRNDFPGRAEMIAFAEKHDIPVSASAAKPYSTDRNLLHISFESGVLEDPWFDPSSEENEPMYVLSVSPERAPDQAEYVELSFEKGNCTAINGEAMSPLAIMEKLNELGGKHGIGRVDMVENRFVGMKSRGVYETPGGTILFTAHRKMESLTMDREVMHLRDSLISKYSELVYNGFWFAPERLALQALVTESQKNVSGVVRLKLYKGNVIGAGVQSPVSLYNPDIATMEADPSQAYDQGDATGFIRLNALRLKVSAGVTQNK from the coding sequence ATGGCTAAAGATAAAATTGTATTAGCTTATTCAGGTGGTTTGGATACTTCCATCATCTTGAAATGGCTTAAAGAAACATATGACGCGGAAATTATCGCATTCACTGCTGATATCGGTCAAAAGGAAGAACTAGATGGACTAGAAGAAAAAGCTTTGAAAACAGGTGCTTCTAAAGTATATATTGATGATCTTACTGAAGAATTCGCTCAAGATTTCATCTTCCCAATGTTTCAAGCTGGAACAATGTATGAAGGTCAATATTTACTAGGTACTTCTATCGCTCGTCCGCTTATTGCGAAACGTATGGTGGAAATTGCTCGTGCTGAAGGTGCAAAATATATTGCTCATGGTGCAACTGGTAAAGGTAATGACCAAGTTCGTTTTGAGCTAGGCGTAGCTGCACTAGCGCCGGAAATCGAAATTATTGCTCCTTGGCGTTCTGAGCAATTCCGTAACGATTTCCCAGGTCGTGCAGAGATGATTGCTTTTGCTGAGAAACATGATATTCCGGTTTCAGCATCTGCTGCAAAACCTTATTCTACAGACCGCAATTTGCTACATATTAGCTTCGAGAGCGGTGTGTTAGAAGATCCTTGGTTCGATCCAAGTTCTGAAGAAAATGAGCCAATGTACGTACTTAGCGTATCTCCTGAGCGTGCTCCGGATCAAGCTGAATACGTTGAGCTTTCATTCGAAAAAGGTAACTGTACAGCTATTAATGGCGAAGCAATGTCTCCACTAGCTATTATGGAGAAATTGAATGAGCTTGGTGGCAAACATGGTATCGGTCGTGTTGACATGGTTGAAAACCGTTTTGTAGGTATGAAGAGCCGTGGCGTGTATGAAACTCCAGGCGGAACTATTCTATTTACAGCACATCGTAAGATGGAATCTCTAACAATGGATCGTGAAGTTATGCATCTTCGTGACTCTCTGATTTCTAAATATAGTGAGCTAGTATACAATGGTTTCTGGTTCGCTCCTGAACGTCTTGCATTGCAAGCGCTAGTGACAGAATCTCAGAAAAATGTATCTGGTGTCGTACGTTTGAAATTGTATAAAGGTAATGTTATCGGTGCTGGCGTACAAAGCCCAGTAAGCTTGTACAACCCTGATATCGCTACAATGGAAGCTGATCCATCACAAGCTTACGATCAAGGTGATGCAACTGGATTTATCCGTTTGAATGCATTGCGTTTGAAAGTTTCT